One stretch of Leptospira hartskeerlii DNA includes these proteins:
- a CDS encoding CPBP family intramembrane glutamic endopeptidase: MNFSGTGGIDLPEYRAGNKESLLILLSVSVFSTAVFEEVRALFVVPILLLLFLLIGFQFKWKSLLYLNIPLFILSFINIFPYAKNLWPGTLIVALVFYFLAFSKIRKAGLLRWWIKGEVSKQVLGLSVLFVLSASIALFLWFYLLDPDISDIKENFPKGDIPVLIASGIGFAILNAIAEEFLFRGILFEALLTARLSLYWAFVFQAFSFGILHLNGFPRGWVGVGLAAIYGLMTGLIRILSKGIYYPVLVHFFADITIAGIVLFFAK; the protein is encoded by the coding sequence ATGAATTTTTCGGGAACTGGCGGAATCGATTTACCTGAATACAGAGCTGGGAATAAAGAAAGTCTCCTGATCCTTCTATCTGTCTCCGTTTTTAGCACCGCAGTTTTTGAAGAAGTTCGAGCCTTATTTGTAGTTCCGATCCTTCTCCTTCTATTCCTACTAATCGGATTCCAATTTAAATGGAAATCCTTATTATACCTAAATATCCCGTTATTCATATTATCTTTTATTAATATATTTCCATATGCCAAAAATCTCTGGCCTGGAACTCTGATTGTAGCCTTAGTTTTTTACTTCTTGGCTTTTTCAAAAATCCGCAAAGCTGGGCTATTACGTTGGTGGATCAAGGGAGAAGTTTCCAAACAAGTCTTGGGACTTTCTGTTCTATTTGTTTTGTCTGCAAGTATTGCTTTATTTCTTTGGTTTTATCTTTTGGACCCTGATATCAGCGATATCAAAGAGAATTTTCCAAAAGGAGATATCCCTGTGCTTATCGCATCCGGAATCGGCTTTGCGATTTTGAATGCGATCGCAGAAGAGTTTTTATTTAGAGGGATTTTGTTTGAGGCGTTGTTAACTGCGAGGCTTTCACTTTATTGGGCTTTCGTTTTCCAAGCATTCAGTTTTGGGATTTTACATCTGAATGGATTTCCACGCGGCTGGGTGGGAGTTGGACTCGCTGCGATCTACGGTTTGATGACCGGGCTCATTCGGATTTTGAGTAAGGGAATCTATTACCCAGTGTTAGTGCATTTCTTTGCGGATATTACGATAGCAGGGATTGTTTTGTTTTTTGCAAAATAG